The genomic region TGCTACGACCACTACCGCATCCACACCTGGCCCGCGGGCTGGCTGCCGTTCCTGGTCCTGTTCGTCGCGCAGGACCTGCTCTATTACGGCTTCCACCGCGCGAGCCACCGGGTGCGCTGGCTGTGGGCCGCGCACGTGGTCCACCACTCGTCCGAGCGGCTCAACTTCTCGACCGCGTTCCGCCAGAGCCTGATGTATCCGGTGGCCGGCATGTGGCTGTTCTGGCTGCCGCTCGCGTTCCTCGGTTTTGCACCGCAGCAGATCGTGGGCGTCGTCCTGATCAATCTGGCCTTCCAGTTCTTTGTACACACCCAGACGGTGCCGAAGCTCGGCTGGCTCGAAACCTTCCTGAACACGCCGTCGATCCATCGCGCGCACCACGCGCGCAACCCGCGCTACATCGACCGCAACTACGCGGGTGTGCTGGTGATCTGGGACCGGCTGTTCGGCAGCTATGCGGAGGAGGATCCGCGCGACCCGCCCGTCTACGGCATCGTCGAGCCGCTGAACACGCACAATCCGCTCGCCGCGACGTTCCACGAATGGCGCTCGATGGCGGCCGACGCGATCTCGGCGGCCGGCGCGCGCAACAAGTGGCGCGCGATTTTCGGAGCGCCCGAGTGGGCAAGCGCTTATCATGCGCAGGTTACCGGCGCGCCGCCCACCGCGGCCGCCGCGGCCCGACGGGGGCCGGAAGGCACGAGACGGCACGCCGCCGTGCCGCCGGACATCGGGCCTCACGCGTCCGACGACGCGTAACACCAAGCAGTCTGGCCATATATCTATACGAGGAGATGAACGCATGAAGCCGACCCCCACCGCCACGCCCCGCCAGCCGGGCCGCCTGAAGCGCACGGCGCAGCTGGCAATCGCGAGTGCCGTGTTTGCGCTGCTCGCCGCCTGCGGCGGCGGTGACGACAACGCCGCGCCCACCCAGACGGCCAGCGTGAAGATGCAGGTCGTGTCGTTCGGCGACAGCCTGTCCGACGTCGGCACCTACTCGCCGCAGATCCTGCTCGGATTCGGCGGCGGGCGCTTCACCACCAATCCGGGCGAAGTCTGGACCCAGAAGGTGGCCGAGTTCTACGGCGACACGCTCAAGCCGGCCTATGAAGGCGGGTTCGGCGTGCCGCTGCAGGCCACGGGCGGCCTCGGCTACGCGCAGGGCGGCTCGCGCGTGACGCAGCAGCCCGGCATCGGCCACGCCGACGCGTCGGTGGCGAACGCCGATTACGCGCAGGCCACCACCACGCCGATCTCGACCCAGGTCCAGCAGTACCTGCAGCAGTACGGCAGCTTCAACGCGAACCAGATCGTGCTCGTCAACGGCGGCGCCAACGACATCCTGCTGCAGGCGCAGATCGCGCAGGCGGCGGGCGGCACGCCGGCCGCGCAGCTCGCGGCGGCCCAGGCGGTGGGCCTCGCCGCGCAGCAGCTGGGCGGGATCATCGCGAAGATCGCCGCCTCGGGCGCGACCCACGTGTTCGTATCGAACATGCCCGACATCGGCACCACGCCGCTCGCGGTGGCGGGCGGCGCGGCCACGGCGGCCGCGCTCACGCAGCTCTCGGGCCTCTTCAACAAGACGCTGGCGGGCACGCTGACGGCGCTGAACGTCGACACCACGAAGGTCAAGCTGATGGACACCTTCACGTGGCAGGACGGCATCGGCGCGAACTTGGCGGCCAACGGCTTCTCGGTCGGCAACACCGGCACCGCCTGCAACCTCACCGCGATGGCCACCGCCGCCGCGAAGGCCGGCGTGGCGCAGGCGAGCGCGTTCGCCTCGTCGTTGTTCTGCTCGCCGCAGACCTACACGGCCCCCAACGCCGACCAGACCTACATGTTCGCCGACTCGGTCCATCCGAGCACGCGCCTGCATGCGCTGTTCGCGCAGTTCGTCGAGCAGCAGATCACGGCCTCCGGCGTGGGGGCGCCGAAGTAAGCAGCGAAATCGGCGCCGCCGGGCGCCGCAGACGACAACGCCCGGCGCTTGCGCCGGGCGTTGTTTCATGGACCGCCGGAGCGCCCGGCGGCCCGCTCGCCGCTGAATCGGGTACGCCGCGCTTCAGCGGCCGGTGCCGGCACCGTGTTCGAACGCCGCGGCGGCACGGCCGAGCCGGTCGTTGACGGCGGCCCACTCGGGCGTGCCGGGCAGTTGCTCGACCAGAATCCGCGTCACGCTCGCGCGATCGAGCGCACGCAGCAGGCCGTAGAGTTCGCGCGCATAGGCCTGCGGATCCTCGGGCGCGGCCACGAAATGCACGCCGGGCGCCGCGGCCCAGGCGCCGGCGCTGGAGGCGCGCGCCACCAGCGCGACCGGCTCGCCGGCCGCCGCGGCCGCCTCGAGCAGCGGCGCGAGCCGCCCGAACGGCAGCAGCACGAGCGGCGTGCGCGGCGCGTAGTGCGCCTTCAGCGTGCCGGAGGCGCGCGGCGCGCCGGGGTCGCCGCCGTCCGGCAGGCGCGGCAGGGTGCCGAGCACCTCGGCGATCTGCTGCGGCGTGACGTGGCCGGGCCGCAGCAGCGCCGGGAAGCCGCGCGACAGATCGAGGATCGTCGATTCGATGCCGACCTCGGCGGCGCCGCCGTCGAGCACGTGGACCGCGTCGCCGAACTCGTCGCGCACGTGCTGCGCGGTGGTCGGACTGACGTGGCCGAAGCGGTTCGCGGACGGCGCGGCGACGCCGCCGTGGCCGGCGCGCCGCGCGCTGAAGGCCGCGAGCAGCGCCTGCGCGACCGGATGCGAGGGGCAGCGCAGCCCCACCGAGTCCTGCCCGCCGCTGACCGCGTCGGGGATGTGCGCGGCGCGCTTCAGGATCAAGGTGAGCGGCCCGGGCCAGAACGCCTCGATCAGCCGGCGTGCGTCGGCGGGCAGCGCCGGCACCCAGTAGCCCGGATCGCCGCCCGGCGGCAGGTGCACGATCACCGGATGATTCGCCGGCCGGCCCTTGGCCGCGTAGATGCGCGCGACCGCCTGCGGCGACTCGGCGTCGCCGCCGAGGCCGTAGACGGTTTCGGTCGGAAACGCGACGAGCTCGCCGGCGGCGAGCCGCGCCGCGGCCTCGTCGATCCGCGCGGCCGGCACGCCGTGCGGGCCGGATGCGTCGGGCGCGCTGCCGGCGGGCGTCGGGCGGGCGTCGGAAGTCATCGTGGCGCGCCCCTCAGTCGAGCGGCACGCGCAGCAGCCGCGCGCAGTCGTGCGCGGCCTCGAGCGCCGCGTCGAGCGTCTCGGCGGTGAAGTTCACGTGGCCCATCTTGCGGCCCACGCGCGCCTCTTGCTTGCCGTACAGGTGCAGGTGCGCGGCCGGCATCGCCGCCACGCGCTCCCACGGCGGCGTGACCGCCTCGCTCGCGCCGTCGGCGAACCAGATGTCGCCGAGCACGTTCAGCATCGCCGCCGGCGAATGCTGGCGCGGGTTGCCGAGCGGCAGCCGCGTCATCGCGCGCACCTGCTGCTCGAACTGGCTGGCCGAACAGGCATCGACCGTGTAGTGGCCGGAGTTGTGCGGGCGCGGCGCCATCTCATTGGCGACCAGGCTGCCGTCCTCCAGCACGAAGAACTCGACGCAGAGCACGCCGACATAGTCGAGCGAATCGGCGATCCGCACCGCGGCCTGCTGCGCGGCGGCGGCCAGCGCGGCGTCGGCGGCCGGCGCCGGCACCACCGTCAGCGACAGGATGCCTTGATGATGCGTGTTCTGCGCGAGCGGGAACGCGGCCGAGCGGCCGTCGACGCCGCGCGCGATCAGCGCCGACACTTCGTACTTGAGCGCCAGGCGCTTCTCCAGCACGCACGGCACGCCGCGCAGCGAGGCGAACGCGGCGCGCACCTCGGCGGCCGTCGCCACGCGCACCTGGCCCTTGCCGTCGTAGCCCAGGCGCGCCGTCTTCAGGATGCCGGGCAGCACCGCGTCGAGCTCGGCGTCGCCAAGCGCGGCCAGCGCGTCGGCCGATTCGATCACGACGTGCGGCGCGACCGGCACGCCCGAGCCAGCGATGAAGCGCTTCTCGGCGATCCGGTCCTGCGCGATCGCCACGCAGCGCCCGGCCGGCGCGACGAAGGTGGTGCGGGCCAGGAACTCGAGGCTCGCGGCCGGCACGTTTTCGAATTCGGTCGACACGGCCGCGCACAGCGCGGCGAGTTCGGCGAGCGCCGCCTCGTCGTCGTAGGCCGCGCGCAGGTGGCGGTCGGCCACCGAGCCGGCGGGGCTTGCCGCGTCGGGATCGAGCACGGCGACGCGATAGCCCATCGCCTGCGCCGCGAAGCAGAACATGCGGCCGAGCTGGCCGCCGCCGACCATGCCGAGCCAGGCGCCGGGCAGGATCGGTGAAACCGGAGTGGAGTGTGCAGTCATGTCAGTGATCGAGCGCGGCGGGCGCCGTCGGGCGCGCCGCCGTGGGACTTCGGGAGCCGCGCCGCTTACAGCGGCGGCAGCACCATCGCATGCGCGGCTTCGTTCTGGCGCACGCGGAACGCAGCGAGCCGGTTCGCGTAATCGACCGAGGTGCCGGCCAGCAGCGACACGGCGAACAGGCCGGCATTGGCCGCGCCCGCCTCGCCGATCGCGAAGGTGGCCACCGGCACGCCCTTGGGCATCTGCACGATCGAGTGCAGCGAATCGACGCCCTTCAGGTACTTGCTCGCCACCGGCACGCCGAGCACCGGCACCGTGGTCTTCGCGGCCAGCATGCCGGGCAGGTGCGCCGCGCCGCCCGCGCCGGCGATGATCGCGCGCAGCCCGCGCTCGCGCGCCCCTTCGGCATACGCGAACATCTCGTCGGGCATCCGGTGCGCGGACACGACCTTCGCTTCATAGGGCACGTCGAACGCCTGCAGGATCACGACGGCGTGCTGCATCACGTCCCAATCGGAACTGGAGCCCATCAGCACGCCGACGAGCGGCGCGCTGTGCGTGTGGGCGGTCTGGACTTCACTCATGTACGGCGTTTCCTTCGTTATCCGCGGGGGGCGGCGCGCTCAGACGAGCGGGCGGCCCGTGATGCGCTCGAGCGCTTCCTGATACTTCGCGCTGGTGCGCGCGATCACTTCGTCGGGCAGCTTCGGCGCGGGCGGCGCCTTCGGCCAGTCCTGGGTTTCGAGCCAGTCGCGCACGTACTGCTTGTCGAACGACGGCGGGTTGGTGCCGACCTGGTACTGGTCGGCCGGCCAGAAGCGCGACGAATCGGCCGTCAGCGCCTCGTCCATCAGGTAGAGCTTGCCGTGCTGGTCGAGGCCGAACTCGAACTTGGTGTCGGCGATGATGATGCCGCGGGTGGCCGCGTAGTCGGCCGCTTCCTTGTAGAGGCGGATCGAGATGTCGCGGATCGTGGCGGTCAGCTCGGTGCCGATGCGGCGCTCGCATTCGTCGTAGCTGATGTTTTCGTCGTGGTGGCCCAGCTCGGCCTTGGCGGCCGGCGTGAAGATCGGTTCGGGCAGCTTCTGCGCGTTCTGCAGGCCCGGCGGCAGCTCGACGCCGCACACCGCGCCGGTGGCCTGGTAGTCCTTCCAGCCGCTGCCGGCCAGATAGCCGCGCACCACCGCCTCGACGAGGATCGGCTCGAGGCGCTTGACCACCACCGCGCGGCCCTTCACCTGCTCGACCTCGTCGGCCGCCACCACCGCCTCCGGCGCGTCGCCGGTGAGGTGGTTCGGCACGATGTGCGAGAGCTTCTCGAACCAGAAATTGGCCATCTGGTTCAGCACGCGCCCCTTGTTCGGAATCGGCTCGCCCATCACCACGTCGAACGCCGAGAGCCGGTCGCTCGTCACGATCAGGAGCTTGTCGGTGCCGACCGCGTAGTTGTCGCGGACCTTGCCGCGACCGAGGAGCGGCAGCGAACGGAGCGTGGATTCGTAAAGGGTAGACATCGTCGTATCGAAGAAAATGTGAGCCAAACAAAAGGGAAACGCCGTTCCCCTTCGACAGGCGGGAACGGCGGCGAGGCCTCCGGCCGACAGCCGCCCGGCGCACCGGGCGGCCGCGGCAGCTATGTTAGCGCACGAGCTGGGCCAGTTCGCCCGCCTTGTAGCGCTCGGCCATCTTGTCGAGCGGCACCGGCTTGATCTTCGCGGCCTGGCCTTCGCAGCCGAACGCGAGGTAGCGCGCCACGCAGACCTGCTTGGCGGCCTCGCGGGCCGGCTTCAGATAGTCGCGCGGATCGAACTTCGACGGGTTCTCGAACAGGTAGCGACGGATCGCGCCCGTGATCGCCAGACGCAGGTCGGTATCGATGTTGATCTTGCGCACGCCGTGCTTGATGCCTTCCTGGATTTCCTCGACCGGCACGCCGTAGGTTTCCTTCATGTCGCCGCCGAACTCGCGGATCTCGGCCAGCAGTTCCTGCGGCACCGACGACGAACCGTGCATCACGAGGTGCGTGTTCGGGATGCGCGCGTGGATCTCCTTGATCCGCTCGATCGAGAGGATATCGCCGGTGGGCTTCTTCGAGAACTTGTAGGCGCCATGCGAGGTGCCGATCGCGATCGCCAGCGCGTCGCACTGCGTCTCCCTGACGAAGTCGGCGGCCTGCTCGGGGTCCGTCAGCAGCTGCTCGCGCGTCATGGTGCCGTCGGCGCCGTGGCCGTCTTCCTTGTCGCCCTTCATGGTCTCGAGCGAACCGAGCACGCCGAGTTCGGCCTCCACCGTCACGCCGATCGCGTGGGCCATCTCGACGACCTTGCGCGACACGTCGACGTTGTATTCATACGACGCCACCGACTTGCCGTCGGCCTCCAGCGAGCCGTCCATCATCACGCTCGAGAAGCCGCTGCGGATCGCCGCGAGGCAGACCGCCGGCGACTGGCCGTGATCCTGGTGCATCACGACCGGAATGTGCGGATACGACTCGACCGCCGATTCGATCAGATGGCGCAGGAACGCCTCGCCTGCGTACTTCCGGGCGCCGGCCGACGCCTGCATGATCACCGGCGCGCCGACCTGGTCGGCCGCCGCCATGATCGCCTGCACCTGCTCCAGGTTGTTCACGTTGAATGCCGGCAGGCCATAGCCATGCTCTGCCGCGTGATCCAGCAGTTGACGCATTGATACGAGAGGCATTGTGGTACTCCGTCTAATGAAAACCGGTGCGCTTTGGGCGGCGGCGACATGCCGGCTCCGGACGAGAACACGGGGCGGGCGCGGCGCGGCCGAGCGTCGAATGAGCGACATTTTATCGCGAAGCCGCCGGGCCCCTGCCCAGATTGCCGCGCGTTTCAGCAATTTGTTACGAATTCCGTGCCGGCCATCGCGGCAAAAATGCGAAAAAAGCCGCGCGGGGCGTTCGACCCCGCGCGGCTTTTATGGCCCGAAATATCGGGACAGATCGATCAGAACGTCTCGCCGACGCGCACGATCTTGAGCGTATTGGTACCGCCCGCCTGGCCCATCGGTTCGCCGACGGTGAGCACCACCATGTCGCCGAGCCCCACGTAGCCCTGCCGCATCACGATCTCGATGGCGGCCTGCATCGCCGAATCGCGGTCGCTGTTGAAATCGACGTGCAGCGGCGTGACGTTGCGGAACAGCGCCATGGTGCGCTCGCTGCCCACCCGCGGCGTCAGCGCGAAGATCGGCACGTGCGTGTAGTGGCGCGACATCCAGAGCGCGGTCGAGCCCGACTCGGTCAGCGCGATGATCGCCTTGGCGCCGAGGTGGTAGGCGGTGAAGAGCGCCCCCATCGCGATCGACTGGTCGATGCGCGTGAAGGTGCGGTCGAGGAAATCGCGGTCGAGCTCGACCTGCTCGGACTTCTCGGCCTCGACGCAGATCGCGGCCATGGTCTCGATCGTCACGACCGGGTACTTGCCCGCGGCCGATTCGGCCGACAGCATCACGGCGTCGGTGCCGTCGAGCACGGCGTTGGCGACGTCCGACACCTCGGCGCGGGTGGGCACCGGCGCGTGGATCATCGATTCCATCATCTGGGTGGCCGTGATCACCAGCTTGTTCGACTCGCGCGCCATGCGGATCATGCGCTTTTGCAGCGCCGGCACGGCCGCGTTGCCGACTTCGACGGCCAGGTCGCCGCGCGCCACCATGATGCCGTCCGAGGCGTCGAGGATGTCCTGCAGCGCCGGGATCGCCTCGGCGCGCTCGATCTTCGCGATCATCTTCGGCTTGATGCCGTAGGGCGCGCCCGCGATGTTCGCGAGCTGGCGCGCCATTTCCATGTCGGTGGCGTTCTTCGGGAACGACACCGCCACCAGGTCCGCGCCGAGCGACATCGCCGTGCGGATGTCCTCCATGTCCTTCGCGGTCAGCGCCGGCGCCGACAGCCCGCCGCCCTGCCGGTTGATGCCCTTGTTGTTCGAGAGCTCGCCGCCCACCTTGACGATGGTGTGGATCTCGTCGCCGAGCACGCGCTCGACGGTCAGCACGATCAGGCCGTCGTTGAGCAGCAGCACGTCGCCCGCCTTCAGGTCGCGCGGCAGGTCCTTGTAGTCGAGGCCGACGCGCTCGTCGTTGCCGAGTTCGCAGGTGGCGTCGAGGATGAACGGCTGCCCCGGCGCGAGCGTGGTCCTGCCGTTCTCGAACCGGCCGACGCGGATCTTCGGGCCCTGCAGGTCCGCCATGATCGCGATTTCCCGGCCGACCTTGCGCGCGGCCTCGCGGACCATCTCGGCGCGCTGGCGGTGGTCGTCGGCGGTGCCGTGCGAAAAGTTGAGCCGCACGACGTCGAGGCCCGCCTGAATCATCTGCAGCAGAATCTCGGGCGAACTGGAAGCCGGGCCGATCGTGGCGACTATCTTGGTGGCGCGAAGCATGAAACTCCTCATGATGGTCTGGGTGGAGGAAGCGCTGGAGATACTGCTGCGAGAGCCGGAGCCGCCGGGCCCAGCGGCCGGTGCTCCGGTGCGCGCGCCGGCTTCGGCCGGCGTCGCTTTGTTCTGGCTGTCCGTCATCATGATGGCCGGGCGGGCGGGGGCGACGCGCTCCGGCCGGGCGCCGGCGCGCGGTCCGGGGCGCGAGCGCGCCGCCCCCGCCGCCTTCCGGCTTGCTGCCGCGCGGCCTCGCGCCATCTCAGGCGCCGCGCGTTTCCAGCACCTCCACGGCCGGCAGCGTCTTGCCCTCGAGGAACTCGAGGAACGCGCCGCCGCCGGTGGAGATATAGCTGACCTTGTCGTGGATGCCGTACTTGGCGATCGCGGCGAGCGTGTCGCCGCCGCCGGCGATCGAGAACGCCGGCGAATTCGCGATCGCCTCGGCGAGCGTCTTGGTGCCGTTGCCGAACTGGTCGAACTCGAACACGCCGACCGGCCCGTTCCAGACGATGGTGCCGGCCTTCTCGAGCTGGCCGGCGAGCGCCTTGGCCGTTTCCGGGCCGATGTCGAGGATCAGGTCGTCCGCCTCGATCTCGCCGACTTGCTTGACGGTGGCCTGGGCGGTGGCGGCGAATTGCTTGGCCGTGACCACGTCCGACGGGATCGGCACCGATGCGCCGCGCTTGCGGGCCTCGTCGATGATGGTCCGCGCCTCGTCGACGAGGTCCGGCTCGGCCAGCGACTTGCCGATCGTGAGGCCGGCGGCGAGCATGAAGGTGTTGGCGATGCCGCCGCCGACGATCAGCTGGTCGACCTTCTCGGCCAGCGACTTCAGGATGGTCAGCTTGGTGGACACCTTCGAGCCGGCGACGATCGCCACCAGCGGCCGCTTCGGATTGCCGAGCGCCTTGCCGAGCGCGTCGAGCTCGGCGGCGAGCAGCGGGCCCGCGCAGGCGATGCCGGCATATTTGGCGATGCCGTGGGTGGTGGCCTCGGCGCGGTGCGCGGTGCCGAACGCGTCGTTGACGTAGATGTCGCAGAGCTTGGCCATCTTCTGCGCGAGCGCGTCGTCGTTCTTCTTCTCGCCCTTGTTCACGCGGCAGTTCTCGAGCAGCACGACGTTGCCCGGCGTCACGTTCACGCCGTTCTCGACCCAGTTCGACACCAGCGGCACGTCGCGGCCGAGCAGCTCGGCGAGGCGCCGGGCCACCGGCGCGAGCGAATCCTCGGGCTTGAGCTCGCCTTCCGTCGGACGGCCCAGGTGCGAGGTGACCATCACCGCCGCGCCCGCGTCGAGCGCCGCCTTGATCGCCGGCACCGAGGCGCGCACGCGCGTGTCCTCGGTGATGTTGCCGTGGTCGTCCTGCGGCACGTTCAGATCGGCGCGGATGAACACGCGTTGGCCGGAGACTTTGCCTTCGGCGATCAGGTCGGTAAGACGCTTTACTTGGCTCATGGGACTGATTGAAGGTTGATGAGGAAGGCGGTGCTGAAACCTCGCGCGCGGGCTGCCGACGGGGGCGCCGGACGGCCGGGCTGGGCCGTGCGACACGTTCGAGATCTCCGGAAAGGGCCATTCTAGCCGATCCGTCCGGCGGCCTGCCGTGACGCAGGGCGAATTCCCTCTATTTGGCCGCGCCCGGCGCCGCGGCCTGGCAGCAGGCCGCCACGCGCGGTGCGGCGCGGTCAAATCATCAGACGCAGGGCGGTGGACACCAGCATGCCGACGACGATCGTGCCGAGCATGCTGCGGCGCCAGAGAAACCAGCCGAGGCCGGCCGCGGCCGCGTAGAAATCGTGGTTGGCGAGCGAGAACGAGAGCCCCGCCGGGGTGTCGAGCAGGTCCGGCAGCACCACCGCGGCGAGTGCCGCGGCCGGCGCGTAGCGCAGCGCGCGCTGGGCGCGCGCGGGCAGGACGGTGCGCGCGCCGCCGATCAGGAACAGCGCGCGGGTGAGCGCGGTGACCAGCGTCATGCCCGCGATCAGCCACCAGACCTGCGCGCCGCTCACCGCCGGCCTCCTTCGCCGTCGCTCGCGGCCGCGGCCGGATCGACCGCGTCGCGGCTGCGCACCCGGGCACGCAGCCGGCGCCAGTCGGCGCGCTCGACGAAGGTGTCGGCCAGCGTGCCGGCCGCGAGCGCGGCGAACACCGCGAGCGGCAGCCCGAGCCGGTAAGGCAGGTCGAGCGCCAGCAGCGCGACCACGCCGGCCACCGCCACCGCCGCGAGCGTGGAGCGGTTCGCCACCGCCGACACCATGATCGGCAGCAGCGCGAGCGTGCCGGCCAGACCCAGCCCCCAGCTGGCCGGCACCACGCTCGCCAGCGCGATGCCGGCCAGCGACGAAGCCTGCCACGACACCCAGCTGAGCAGCGCCATGCCCCAGAAGTAGGCTTCCTTGCCCGGCACGCGGCCGGTCGCGAAACCCTGCTTGACGAATATCAGGTAGATGACGTCGCCGTTGAAATAGCCGATCAGGATGCGGCGCCACATCGGCAGGTAGCAGAAGTGCGGCGCGAGGCCGGCGCTGAAGATCACGAAGCGCAGGTTGACCATCGCGGCCGTTAGCAGGAGGGTCCAGAGCGGCAATTTGGCCGCCATCAGCGGCAGCACCGCGAGCTGGGACGAGCCGCCGTAGACGAGCAGCGACATCCAGACCGCCTGCCCGGTCGTCATCACCGACTGGCTCATCGCGATCCCGGTAACGAATCCCCACGACAGTATCGCCGTCAGCGTCGGCGCATAGTCGCGCGCCG from Burkholderia glumae LMG 2196 = ATCC 33617 harbors:
- a CDS encoding sterol desaturase family protein; the protein is MQFDVELLLLALAPVFLLCIGWEAWHLARTRPQDAVYGWRDTLCNAALALMHQGADKLAWLVVLPIYAYCYDHYRIHTWPAGWLPFLVLFVAQDLLYYGFHRASHRVRWLWAAHVVHHSSERLNFSTAFRQSLMYPVAGMWLFWLPLAFLGFAPQQIVGVVLINLAFQFFVHTQTVPKLGWLETFLNTPSIHRAHHARNPRYIDRNYAGVLVIWDRLFGSYAEEDPRDPPVYGIVEPLNTHNPLAATFHEWRSMAADAISAAGARNKWRAIFGAPEWASAYHAQVTGAPPTAAAAARRGPEGTRRHAAVPPDIGPHASDDA
- a CDS encoding SGNH/GDSL hydrolase family protein, translating into MKPTPTATPRQPGRLKRTAQLAIASAVFALLAACGGGDDNAAPTQTASVKMQVVSFGDSLSDVGTYSPQILLGFGGGRFTTNPGEVWTQKVAEFYGDTLKPAYEGGFGVPLQATGGLGYAQGGSRVTQQPGIGHADASVANADYAQATTTPISTQVQQYLQQYGSFNANQIVLVNGGANDILLQAQIAQAAGGTPAAQLAAAQAVGLAAQQLGGIIAKIAASGATHVFVSNMPDIGTTPLAVAGGAATAAALTQLSGLFNKTLAGTLTALNVDTTKVKLMDTFTWQDGIGANLAANGFSVGNTGTACNLTAMATAAAKAGVAQASAFASSLFCSPQTYTAPNADQTYMFADSVHPSTRLHALFAQFVEQQITASGVGAPK
- a CDS encoding L-threonylcarbamoyladenylate synthase; amino-acid sequence: MTSDARPTPAGSAPDASGPHGVPAARIDEAAARLAAGELVAFPTETVYGLGGDAESPQAVARIYAAKGRPANHPVIVHLPPGGDPGYWVPALPADARRLIEAFWPGPLTLILKRAAHIPDAVSGGQDSVGLRCPSHPVAQALLAAFSARRAGHGGVAAPSANRFGHVSPTTAQHVRDEFGDAVHVLDGGAAEVGIESTILDLSRGFPALLRPGHVTPQQIAEVLGTLPRLPDGGDPGAPRASGTLKAHYAPRTPLVLLPFGRLAPLLEAAAAAGEPVALVARASSAGAWAAAPGVHFVAAPEDPQAYARELYGLLRALDRASVTRILVEQLPGTPEWAAVNDRLGRAAAAFEHGAGTGR
- a CDS encoding 5-(carboxyamino)imidazole ribonucleotide synthase; the encoded protein is MTAHSTPVSPILPGAWLGMVGGGQLGRMFCFAAQAMGYRVAVLDPDAASPAGSVADRHLRAAYDDEAALAELAALCAAVSTEFENVPAASLEFLARTTFVAPAGRCVAIAQDRIAEKRFIAGSGVPVAPHVVIESADALAALGDAELDAVLPGILKTARLGYDGKGQVRVATAAEVRAAFASLRGVPCVLEKRLALKYEVSALIARGVDGRSAAFPLAQNTHHQGILSLTVVPAPAADAALAAAAQQAAVRIADSLDYVGVLCVEFFVLEDGSLVANEMAPRPHNSGHYTVDACSASQFEQQVRAMTRLPLGNPRQHSPAAMLNVLGDIWFADGASEAVTPPWERVAAMPAAHLHLYGKQEARVGRKMGHVNFTAETLDAALEAAHDCARLLRVPLD
- the purE gene encoding 5-(carboxyamino)imidazole ribonucleotide mutase, with translation MSEVQTAHTHSAPLVGVLMGSSSDWDVMQHAVVILQAFDVPYEAKVVSAHRMPDEMFAYAEGARERGLRAIIAGAGGAAHLPGMLAAKTTVPVLGVPVASKYLKGVDSLHSIVQMPKGVPVATFAIGEAGAANAGLFAVSLLAGTSVDYANRLAAFRVRQNEAAHAMVLPPL
- a CDS encoding phosphoribosylaminoimidazolesuccinocarboxamide synthase, with product MSTLYESTLRSLPLLGRGKVRDNYAVGTDKLLIVTSDRLSAFDVVMGEPIPNKGRVLNQMANFWFEKLSHIVPNHLTGDAPEAVVAADEVEQVKGRAVVVKRLEPILVEAVVRGYLAGSGWKDYQATGAVCGVELPPGLQNAQKLPEPIFTPAAKAELGHHDENISYDECERRIGTELTATIRDISIRLYKEAADYAATRGIIIADTKFEFGLDQHGKLYLMDEALTADSSRFWPADQYQVGTNPPSFDKQYVRDWLETQDWPKAPPAPKLPDEVIARTSAKYQEALERITGRPLV
- the fba gene encoding class II fructose-bisphosphate aldolase (catalyzes the reversible aldol condensation of dihydroxyacetonephosphate and glyceraldehyde 3-phosphate in the Calvin cycle, glycolysis, and/or gluconeogenesis); translation: MPLVSMRQLLDHAAEHGYGLPAFNVNNLEQVQAIMAAADQVGAPVIMQASAGARKYAGEAFLRHLIESAVESYPHIPVVMHQDHGQSPAVCLAAIRSGFSSVMMDGSLEADGKSVASYEYNVDVSRKVVEMAHAIGVTVEAELGVLGSLETMKGDKEDGHGADGTMTREQLLTDPEQAADFVRETQCDALAIAIGTSHGAYKFSKKPTGDILSIERIKEIHARIPNTHLVMHGSSSVPQELLAEIREFGGDMKETYGVPVEEIQEGIKHGVRKINIDTDLRLAITGAIRRYLFENPSKFDPRDYLKPAREAAKQVCVARYLAFGCEGQAAKIKPVPLDKMAERYKAGELAQLVR
- the pyk gene encoding pyruvate kinase, which encodes MLRATKIVATIGPASSSPEILLQMIQAGLDVVRLNFSHGTADDHRQRAEMVREAARKVGREIAIMADLQGPKIRVGRFENGRTTLAPGQPFILDATCELGNDERVGLDYKDLPRDLKAGDVLLLNDGLIVLTVERVLGDEIHTIVKVGGELSNNKGINRQGGGLSAPALTAKDMEDIRTAMSLGADLVAVSFPKNATDMEMARQLANIAGAPYGIKPKMIAKIERAEAIPALQDILDASDGIMVARGDLAVEVGNAAVPALQKRMIRMARESNKLVITATQMMESMIHAPVPTRAEVSDVANAVLDGTDAVMLSAESAAGKYPVVTIETMAAICVEAEKSEQVELDRDFLDRTFTRIDQSIAMGALFTAYHLGAKAIIALTESGSTALWMSRHYTHVPIFALTPRVGSERTMALFRNVTPLHVDFNSDRDSAMQAAIEIVMRQGYVGLGDMVVLTVGEPMGQAGGTNTLKIVRVGETF
- a CDS encoding phosphoglycerate kinase translates to MSQVKRLTDLIAEGKVSGQRVFIRADLNVPQDDHGNITEDTRVRASVPAIKAALDAGAAVMVTSHLGRPTEGELKPEDSLAPVARRLAELLGRDVPLVSNWVENGVNVTPGNVVLLENCRVNKGEKKNDDALAQKMAKLCDIYVNDAFGTAHRAEATTHGIAKYAGIACAGPLLAAELDALGKALGNPKRPLVAIVAGSKVSTKLTILKSLAEKVDQLIVGGGIANTFMLAAGLTIGKSLAEPDLVDEARTIIDEARKRGASVPIPSDVVTAKQFAATAQATVKQVGEIEADDLILDIGPETAKALAGQLEKAGTIVWNGPVGVFEFDQFGNGTKTLAEAIANSPAFSIAGGGDTLAAIAKYGIHDKVSYISTGGGAFLEFLEGKTLPAVEVLETRGA
- a CDS encoding AzlD domain-containing protein is translated as MSGAQVWWLIAGMTLVTALTRALFLIGGARTVLPARAQRALRYAPAAALAAVVLPDLLDTPAGLSFSLANHDFYAAAAGLGWFLWRRSMLGTIVVGMLVSTALRLMI
- a CDS encoding AzlC family ABC transporter permease, whose amino-acid sequence is MLARLSPTDRHACLQAARDYAPTLTAILSWGFVTGIAMSQSVMTTGQAVWMSLLVYGGSSQLAVLPLMAAKLPLWTLLLTAAMVNLRFVIFSAGLAPHFCYLPMWRRILIGYFNGDVIYLIFVKQGFATGRVPGKEAYFWGMALLSWVSWQASSLAGIALASVVPASWGLGLAGTLALLPIMVSAVANRSTLAAVAVAGVVALLALDLPYRLGLPLAVFAALAAGTLADTFVERADWRRLRARVRSRDAVDPAAAASDGEGGRR